One segment of Burkholderia multivorans ATCC BAA-247 DNA contains the following:
- a CDS encoding sulfurtransferase produces the protein MTIVNLAAYHFVSLDANEQWRPLVTARCNELGLRGTILLAPEGINLFVAGTREATDAFIDYIRHDPLFEGKFATLQFKESLSDSQPFRRMLVRLKREIITMKKPAIKPELGRAPSVDARTLKTWLDRGHDDNGRPVVMLDTRNAFEVDVGTFDGALDYRIGKFSEFPDVIDAHRADLEGKTIVSFCTGGIRCEKAAIHMKEIGIDNVYQLEGGILKYFEEVGGAHYHGDCFVFDYRTALTPELQPAGDVTCFACRAVVTPEAQQSPSYVPGKSCPACAHTADAAA, from the coding sequence ATGACCATCGTCAACCTCGCCGCCTATCACTTCGTGTCGCTCGACGCGAACGAGCAATGGCGTCCGCTCGTCACCGCGCGCTGCAACGAACTCGGCCTGCGCGGCACGATCCTGCTCGCCCCGGAGGGCATCAACCTGTTCGTCGCCGGCACGCGCGAAGCGACCGACGCATTCATCGACTACATCCGCCACGATCCGCTGTTCGAAGGGAAGTTCGCGACGCTGCAGTTCAAGGAAAGCCTGTCCGACTCGCAGCCGTTCCGCCGGATGCTCGTGCGCCTGAAGCGCGAAATCATCACGATGAAGAAGCCCGCGATCAAGCCGGAGCTCGGCCGCGCGCCGTCGGTCGACGCGCGCACGCTGAAGACGTGGCTCGATCGCGGTCACGACGACAACGGCCGGCCGGTCGTGATGCTCGACACGCGCAACGCGTTCGAAGTCGACGTCGGCACGTTCGACGGCGCGCTCGACTACCGGATCGGCAAGTTCAGCGAGTTTCCCGACGTGATCGACGCGCACCGCGCCGACCTCGAAGGCAAGACGATCGTGTCGTTCTGCACCGGCGGCATCCGTTGCGAGAAGGCCGCGATCCACATGAAGGAAATCGGCATCGACAACGTGTATCAGCTCGAAGGCGGCATCCTGAAGTACTTCGAGGAAGTCGGCGGCGCGCACTATCACGGCGACTGCTTCGTGTTCGACTATCGCACCGCGCTGACGCCGGAACTGCAGCCGGCCGGCGACGTGACCTGCTTCGCGTGCCGCGCCGTGGTCACACCCGAGGCGCAGCAGTCGCCGAGCTACGTGCCCGGCAAGTCGTGCCCGGCCTGCGCGCACACGGCCGACGCGGCGGCGTAA
- the gluQRS gene encoding tRNA glutamyl-Q(34) synthetase GluQRS, translating to MNGYRGRFAPSPTGPLHFGSLVGALASWLDARAHGGAWLVRIEDIDGPRTVPGAADDILATLAHFGMTPDEPPVWQSTREAAYAAAFERLVAAGLVYPCGCTRKEIADSLRAAHERHTTLAYPGTCRTGLRGKPARAWRLRVPDGDAAIVAFDDRWQRAQSQNLATEVGDFVLKRADGQWAYQLAVVVDDADAGITHVVRGADLLDSTARQIYLQRCLGVPTPAYLHVPVVVDANGEKLSKQTGAAALERDDPLPPLQAAATHLGLGTPDRPLPGTTLDAFYAAATDAWARRFGPHAQ from the coding sequence ATGAACGGCTATCGCGGCCGCTTCGCGCCGTCGCCCACCGGTCCGCTGCATTTCGGCTCGCTCGTCGGCGCGCTCGCGAGCTGGCTCGATGCGCGCGCGCACGGCGGCGCGTGGCTCGTGCGGATCGAGGACATCGACGGGCCGCGCACGGTCCCCGGCGCGGCTGACGACATCCTCGCGACGCTCGCGCATTTCGGGATGACGCCGGACGAGCCGCCCGTGTGGCAGAGCACGCGCGAAGCCGCGTATGCGGCCGCGTTCGAGCGGCTCGTCGCCGCCGGCCTCGTCTATCCGTGCGGCTGCACGCGCAAGGAAATCGCCGATTCGCTGCGCGCCGCGCACGAGCGCCACACGACGCTCGCGTATCCCGGCACGTGCCGCACGGGCCTGCGCGGCAAGCCGGCGCGCGCCTGGCGCCTGCGCGTGCCGGACGGCGATGCCGCGATCGTCGCGTTCGACGATCGCTGGCAACGTGCGCAATCGCAGAACCTCGCGACCGAAGTCGGCGATTTCGTGCTGAAGCGCGCGGACGGGCAATGGGCGTATCAGCTGGCGGTCGTCGTCGACGATGCCGACGCCGGCATCACGCATGTCGTGCGCGGCGCCGACCTGCTCGATTCGACGGCCCGGCAGATCTATCTGCAGCGCTGTCTCGGCGTGCCGACACCCGCGTACCTGCATGTCCCGGTCGTCGTCGATGCGAACGGCGAAAAGCTCAGCAAGCAAACGGGCGCTGCAGCGCTCGAACGCGACGATCCGCTGCCGCCACTGCAGGCGGCTGCCACGCATCTTGGGCTCGGCACGCCCGATCGCCCGCTGCCCGGTACGACGCTCGATGCGTTCTACGCAGCCGCGACCGACGCATGGGCGCGCCGGTTCGGGCCGCACGCGCAATAA
- a CDS encoding DEAD/DEAH box helicase, whose translation MSDSVAKPVDATFDQFGLAADILKAIAEQGYTTPTPIQAQAIPVVLAGRDVMGAAQTGTGKTASFSLPIIQRLLPQANTSASPARHPVRALILTPTRELADQVAANVHAYAKHTPLRSAVVFGGVDMNPQMAELRRGVEILIATPGRLLDHVQQKTANLGQVQILVLDEADRMLDMGFLPDLQRILNLLPKERQTLLFSATFSPEIKKLASTYLRNPQTIEVARSNSTNANVTQIVYDVAEGDKQAAVVQLLRDRGLKQVIVFCNSKIGASRLARQLERDGVVASAIHGDKSQLERMQALDAFKRGEIEALVATDVAARGLDIAELPAVINFDLPFNAEDYVHRIGRTGRAGATGDALSLCSPNERKQLADIEKLIKRPLEMQTLVLDKPARHRHEERGGERGGERGGRRDRDEHRGASGRRSPGAERGHHRRHEPPVDDFFLKPYEPSAPAKQAEDAKPAQPEKKTPKRQVAALLGGFGMPRKPTS comes from the coding sequence ATGTCCGATTCTGTCGCCAAGCCTGTCGACGCCACCTTCGATCAATTCGGCCTTGCCGCCGATATCCTGAAAGCCATTGCGGAGCAGGGCTATACGACGCCGACGCCGATCCAGGCGCAGGCCATTCCGGTCGTGCTCGCCGGCCGCGACGTCATGGGCGCCGCGCAAACGGGCACCGGCAAGACCGCGAGCTTCTCGCTGCCGATCATCCAGCGTCTGCTGCCGCAGGCGAACACGAGCGCGTCGCCCGCGCGCCACCCCGTGCGTGCGCTGATCCTCACGCCGACGCGCGAACTCGCCGACCAGGTCGCCGCGAACGTGCACGCATACGCCAAGCACACGCCGCTGCGCAGCGCGGTCGTGTTCGGCGGCGTCGACATGAACCCGCAGATGGCGGAACTGCGCCGCGGCGTCGAGATCCTGATCGCGACGCCGGGCCGTCTGCTCGACCACGTGCAGCAAAAGACCGCGAACCTCGGCCAGGTACAGATTCTCGTGCTCGATGAAGCGGACCGGATGCTCGACATGGGCTTTCTGCCCGACCTGCAGCGCATCCTGAACCTGCTGCCGAAGGAGCGTCAGACGCTGCTGTTCTCGGCGACGTTCTCGCCCGAAATCAAGAAGCTTGCGTCGACGTACCTGCGCAACCCGCAGACGATCGAAGTCGCGCGCAGCAATTCGACGAACGCGAACGTCACGCAGATCGTCTACGACGTCGCCGAAGGCGACAAGCAGGCGGCGGTCGTGCAACTGCTGCGCGATCGCGGCCTCAAGCAGGTGATCGTATTCTGCAACAGCAAGATCGGCGCGAGCCGGCTCGCGCGTCAGCTCGAACGCGACGGCGTGGTCGCATCGGCGATCCACGGCGACAAGTCGCAGCTCGAGCGGATGCAGGCGCTCGACGCGTTCAAGCGCGGCGAGATCGAGGCGCTCGTCGCGACCGACGTGGCCGCGCGCGGTCTCGACATCGCGGAACTGCCGGCCGTGATCAACTTCGATCTGCCGTTCAACGCGGAAGACTACGTGCACCGGATCGGCCGCACGGGCCGTGCGGGCGCGACCGGCGACGCGCTGTCGCTGTGCAGCCCGAACGAGCGCAAGCAGCTCGCCGATATCGAGAAACTGATCAAGCGTCCGCTCGAGATGCAGACGCTCGTGCTCGACAAGCCGGCGCGCCATCGTCATGAAGAGCGCGGCGGTGAACGCGGCGGCGAGCGCGGCGGGCGGCGCGATCGCGACGAGCATCGCGGCGCGTCGGGCCGCCGGTCGCCCGGTGCGGAGCGTGGGCATCATCGCCGCCACGAGCCGCCGGTCGACGATTTCTTCCTCAAGCCGTACGAGCCGTCGGCGCCGGCCAAGCAGGCCGAAGACGCGAAGCCGGCGCAGCCCGAGAAGAAGACGCCGAAGCGTCAGGTTGCCGCGTTGCTCGGCGGGTTCGGCATGCCGCGCAAGCCGACGAGCTGA
- a CDS encoding MliC family protein, producing MIRQTVAALALAGLTVSVAHAAQLTIEEIDADARQTVAYQCANQPQPVRVSYWLAGNGQSFALVPVNGQRLLFVDTVSASGVRYQAGRYTWWTKGKEATLRDEIADEKSPPLLADCVQVDKKKKRKG from the coding sequence ATGATTCGTCAAACCGTCGCCGCGCTCGCGCTGGCCGGCCTTACCGTTTCCGTCGCGCATGCGGCGCAGCTGACCATCGAGGAAATCGACGCCGATGCGCGCCAGACGGTCGCGTATCAGTGCGCGAACCAGCCGCAGCCGGTGCGCGTGTCGTACTGGCTCGCGGGCAACGGCCAGAGCTTCGCGCTCGTGCCCGTGAACGGACAGCGGCTGCTGTTCGTCGATACCGTGTCGGCGTCGGGCGTGCGCTATCAGGCCGGCCGCTATACGTGGTGGACGAAGGGCAAGGAAGCGACGCTGCGCGACGAAATCGCCGACGAGAAATCGCCGCCGCTGCTCGCGGACTGCGTGCAGGTCGACAAGAAGAAAAAGCGCAAGGGCTGA
- a CDS encoding DUF6726 family protein — protein MAPIWMRIAKLAAAAALAAGLAGCGLAAAPCRIASAGLKIVPVVGHVAAAPTDACADVIDP, from the coding sequence ATGGCGCCGATCTGGATGCGTATCGCAAAACTGGCCGCCGCAGCGGCGCTTGCGGCGGGCCTTGCCGGCTGCGGGCTGGCCGCTGCGCCGTGCCGCATCGCCTCGGCCGGGCTCAAGATCGTGCCGGTCGTCGGCCACGTCGCCGCGGCGCCGACCGACGCATGCGCCGACGTGATCGATCCGTGA
- the purT gene encoding formate-dependent phosphoribosylglycinamide formyltransferase, with protein MQIGQRLGTPLSPSATRVMLLGAGELGKEVVIALQRLGVEVIAVDRYPDAPGHQVAHRAHVIDMTDGAALRALVEAERPHLIVPEIEAIATDALAQIEAAGLAEVIPTARATQLTMNREGIRRLAAETLGLPTSPYAFAESFDEFAAAVAQIGMPCVVKPVMSSSGKGQSVVRTEADVKPAWDYAMAGGRVNHGRVIVEGFIDFEYEITQLTVRAIDPVTLDTRTWFCEPIGHVQVAGDYVESWQPQPMRAAALEKSREIAHKVTEALGGRGLFGVELFVRGDEVWFSEVSPRPHDTGLVTLASQRQSEFELHARAILGLPVDATLGSPAASAVIYGGLDARGIAFEGVRDALAVPGADLRLFGKPESFTKRRMGVALATGANVDEARERAKRAAAAVRPVAGN; from the coding sequence ATGCAGATCGGTCAGCGGCTCGGTACGCCGCTTTCGCCGTCGGCCACGCGCGTCATGCTGCTCGGCGCCGGCGAGCTCGGCAAGGAAGTCGTCATCGCGTTGCAGCGACTCGGCGTCGAAGTCATCGCGGTCGACCGTTACCCGGATGCGCCGGGCCATCAGGTCGCACACCGCGCCCACGTGATCGACATGACGGACGGCGCCGCGCTGCGCGCGCTCGTCGAGGCCGAGCGTCCGCACCTGATCGTGCCGGAGATCGAGGCGATCGCGACCGACGCGCTCGCGCAGATCGAGGCGGCCGGGCTTGCCGAAGTGATCCCGACCGCACGCGCGACGCAATTGACGATGAACCGCGAAGGCATTCGCCGGCTCGCGGCCGAAACGCTCGGGCTGCCGACGTCGCCGTATGCATTCGCCGAGTCGTTCGACGAGTTCGCGGCCGCGGTCGCGCAGATCGGCATGCCGTGCGTCGTGAAGCCCGTGATGTCGTCGTCGGGCAAGGGGCAGTCGGTCGTACGGACCGAAGCCGACGTGAAGCCCGCGTGGGACTACGCGATGGCGGGCGGTCGCGTGAATCACGGTCGCGTGATCGTCGAGGGCTTCATCGACTTCGAATACGAAATCACGCAGCTGACCGTGCGCGCGATCGATCCTGTCACGCTCGACACGCGCACGTGGTTCTGCGAGCCGATCGGCCATGTGCAGGTCGCGGGCGATTACGTCGAATCGTGGCAGCCGCAGCCGATGCGCGCGGCGGCGCTCGAGAAATCGCGCGAGATCGCGCACAAGGTCACCGAGGCGCTCGGCGGGCGCGGGCTGTTCGGCGTCGAGCTGTTCGTGCGCGGCGACGAAGTGTGGTTCTCGGAAGTGAGCCCGCGGCCGCACGATACGGGGCTCGTCACGCTCGCATCGCAGCGCCAGTCGGAGTTCGAATTGCACGCGCGCGCGATTCTCGGGCTGCCGGTCGACGCGACGCTCGGTTCGCCGGCCGCATCGGCCGTGATCTACGGCGGGCTCGACGCGCGCGGGATCGCCTTCGAAGGCGTGCGCGACGCGCTCGCGGTGCCGGGCGCCGATCTGCGGCTGTTCGGCAAGCCGGAAAGCTTCACGAAACGGCGCATGGGCGTCGCGCTCGCGACGGGCGCGAACGTCGACGAAGCGCGCGAGCGCGCCAAACGTGCGGCCGCGGCCGTCCGGCCCGTAGCGGGCAACTGA
- a CDS encoding META domain-containing protein: protein MFHPSATARARAGLLRPLRAPLCALTLATLLAACAMPTHPDSAAPAPDPYNPAAVQLLDDTSWELTRWQNADGTPRAIPHGDNGEPIKLQLSTQSGVRHASGFSGCNRYMGPYNVKNGLLSFGPLAGTRMACPNTLGGQLERAYLDALAHIAKTGVLMRAPQQLQIVTEAGDTLTFTRRGQ from the coding sequence ATGTTCCACCCGTCCGCCACCGCACGCGCACGCGCCGGCCTGCTTCGCCCGCTGCGCGCGCCGCTCTGCGCGTTGACCCTTGCCACGCTTCTCGCCGCCTGCGCGATGCCGACCCACCCCGATTCCGCCGCCCCCGCACCCGATCCGTACAACCCCGCCGCGGTCCAGCTGCTCGACGACACGAGTTGGGAACTGACGCGCTGGCAGAACGCGGACGGCACGCCGCGCGCGATTCCGCACGGCGACAACGGCGAGCCGATCAAGCTTCAGCTGTCGACGCAATCGGGCGTTCGGCATGCGAGCGGGTTTTCGGGCTGCAACCGCTACATGGGTCCGTACAACGTGAAGAACGGGCTGCTGAGCTTCGGGCCGCTCGCCGGTACGCGGATGGCCTGTCCGAACACGCTCGGCGGCCAGCTCGAACGCGCGTACCTCGATGCGCTCGCGCACATCGCGAAGACCGGCGTGCTGATGCGCGCGCCGCAGCAGTTGCAGATCGTGACCGAAGCCGGCGACACGCTGACGTTCACGCGCCGCGGTCAATGA
- a CDS encoding DNA translocase FtsK produces the protein MHTVVFGWFGISAVWFLLLFWRLVQAMLPGGGGLAGPGSIRLWLGFAAVFVASCTLTSALSGPDTNALGHAFAGGFAHVLGPIGTPVAMVVLLFAGLPWLTGIGWRRFAAWVDTSFGVKLARDTGDDDAHGIADLPRSALYRDDDIVQPTTAHTVNPMAPRQNGRYARPTLWKPDPQARPKPRSKPVPRPPVEPVAPSGWLKPASGTRMPVPPAPPATGAMPPPTIGSTASLARAAANAQPRPDPAPLPAGFEPMRPRPTALRPAAALRQPAAPRATVAPRAAAPAPARPLARPAGGTAGIGASADASRRRVAAPPQKRAPLYAWADKPAAPITPAPSVHETLRSIEASTAQWATLAGAAASADAARTAASAAGVIGVANASAAAGVAAPAPSAASGAGTSTVTDDAAPLVAPAIEHDTAATAHDDNAPIVLPAFVDVAPAPLASADDTDIEARAEAGYDASANHTSDARASAAPHADDETPQIEAAQVASAIASASARPGDAPIELAPWEDFVAQQAAAVGTSIGSSGASAPGVADGIGTIAATEPQTSALAAAPASDTARVDTVSVSTSAIDDKSTAETQSAPQVGAVQASIAPSGAAAQHDAEPSAPLPASASNAASPPVTLDPQAVAATVPVTAAASTVGRASAPREAAATVAAKPASTAAATPASASLPPSGDIVPGTAPVASAPVVVPHDDAQPATSAVVATSALNDVEAATGTAVNADDAVAPTSVPIPTQIGSATAAQPVPRAPLSSTPMKPFASAAVSAPSATSTTPATSSPTASQPPITQSLSRAATAQQSEHFGRTASAAAAPQSPIASLAATAPSSSRFDMPAAVTTTPAPAATTAAVEGTPSVAPTAAAAMSSASAASVRTTASPSAPVPASATPSAGAVPVTTTASPSAPVPVSAMPSATTASGMTTASPSTATPASVIPSGAAASLTTTASASAPTPVPATPSAAAASVTTTASPSAPMPAPAPAFGIGNTRVAVGGAAADTASIAEPASPRMPAASISSSAAATTAAPPTTAAFAAFAANAPATAPATLSTLATVTAPSAPTTFATTVGVTAPSPNPMNPPAAPNPAPQANWNATSTAAPSSAPSSTSQQPTATAPAATISATTTAPATPATAATPPAAPAATVSGIATVPPSVASAPPSSPTSVAAPAAEPAAPAADTAAQPATTAPARQPRPNAFEFHAPASFSVELPTLDLLEPASDEIEPITDEHLAQTGQVIEQRLQEFKVPVTVVGASAGPVITRFEIEPALGVRGSQIVGLMKDLSRGLGLTSIRVVETIPGKTCMGLELPNAKRQMIRLSEILESRQYQHSTSQLTIAMGKDITGHPVVTDLAKAPHMLVAGTTGSGKSVAINAMILSLLYKATPDDVRLIMIDPKMLELSVYEGIPHLLAPVVTDMKLAANALNWCVGEMEKRYRLMSAVGVRNLAGFNQKIRDAEAKEKKIGNPFSLTPDDPEPLSTLPLIVVVIDELADLMMVAGKKIEELIARLAQKARAAGIHLILATQRPSVDVITGLIKANIPTRVAFQVSSKIDSRTILDQMGAESLLGQGDMLFLPPGTGYPQRVHGAFVADEEVHRIVEYLKQFGEPQYEEGILDGPAADGATQDLFGEAPDAEADPLYDEAVAFVVRTRRASISSVQRQLRIGYNRAARLVEQMEAAGLVSAMGINGSREVLVPAAAD, from the coding sequence ATGCACACGGTTGTTTTCGGCTGGTTCGGCATCTCCGCCGTCTGGTTCCTCCTCCTCTTCTGGCGTCTCGTGCAGGCGATGCTGCCTGGCGGCGGCGGCCTCGCCGGCCCCGGCTCGATTCGCCTGTGGCTCGGCTTTGCGGCCGTATTCGTCGCGAGCTGCACGCTGACGAGCGCGCTGTCCGGTCCCGACACGAACGCGCTCGGCCATGCGTTCGCGGGCGGCTTCGCGCACGTGCTCGGCCCGATCGGCACGCCGGTCGCGATGGTCGTGCTGCTGTTCGCCGGGCTGCCGTGGCTCACCGGCATCGGCTGGCGCCGGTTCGCCGCCTGGGTCGACACGTCGTTCGGCGTGAAGCTGGCGCGCGACACCGGCGACGACGATGCGCACGGCATCGCGGACCTGCCGCGCAGCGCGCTGTATCGCGACGACGACATCGTGCAGCCGACCACCGCGCATACCGTCAATCCGATGGCGCCGCGGCAGAACGGCCGCTATGCGCGTCCGACGCTGTGGAAGCCCGACCCGCAGGCGCGGCCGAAACCGCGCAGCAAGCCGGTGCCGCGCCCGCCGGTGGAGCCCGTCGCGCCGTCGGGCTGGCTGAAGCCCGCGTCCGGCACGCGGATGCCGGTGCCGCCCGCGCCGCCGGCGACCGGCGCAATGCCGCCGCCGACGATCGGCAGCACCGCGAGCCTCGCGCGCGCCGCCGCGAATGCGCAGCCGCGTCCTGACCCGGCACCGCTGCCGGCCGGCTTCGAGCCGATGCGGCCGCGTCCGACGGCCCTGCGCCCGGCCGCCGCACTCCGTCAGCCGGCCGCGCCGCGTGCAACCGTCGCGCCGCGCGCTGCGGCGCCCGCGCCGGCGCGTCCGCTCGCGCGTCCCGCCGGCGGAACCGCGGGCATCGGCGCGTCCGCGGATGCGTCGCGCCGTCGCGTGGCGGCGCCGCCGCAGAAACGCGCGCCGCTCTATGCGTGGGCCGACAAGCCGGCCGCGCCGATCACGCCGGCTCCGAGCGTGCATGAAACGCTGCGCTCGATCGAAGCCAGCACCGCGCAGTGGGCGACGCTGGCCGGCGCCGCGGCGTCGGCAGATGCTGCGCGCACGGCGGCGAGTGCGGCGGGAGTGATTGGCGTTGCCAACGCAAGCGCGGCCGCGGGCGTTGCTGCGCCTGCGCCGTCGGCCGCATCGGGTGCCGGTACATCGACGGTGACGGACGACGCCGCGCCGCTGGTCGCCCCTGCCATCGAGCACGACACGGCGGCAACCGCACACGACGACAACGCGCCAATCGTACTGCCCGCATTTGTCGATGTCGCGCCGGCTCCCCTCGCTTCCGCGGACGATACCGACATCGAAGCGCGCGCAGAAGCCGGGTACGACGCGTCCGCAAACCACACGAGCGACGCTCGTGCGTCCGCGGCGCCGCATGCGGACGATGAAACGCCGCAGATCGAGGCCGCGCAGGTCGCTTCGGCAATCGCTAGCGCGTCTGCCCGGCCGGGAGACGCGCCGATCGAACTCGCGCCGTGGGAAGATTTCGTCGCGCAGCAGGCTGCGGCCGTCGGTACGTCGATCGGTAGCTCGGGGGCGTCGGCGCCCGGCGTCGCAGACGGGATCGGCACAATCGCCGCGACCGAGCCGCAGACATCCGCGCTTGCCGCCGCGCCGGCAAGCGACACGGCCCGCGTCGATACGGTCTCTGTATCCACTTCGGCGATCGACGACAAGAGCACGGCCGAAACGCAGTCCGCACCGCAAGTTGGCGCGGTGCAAGCGTCAATTGCGCCCTCGGGCGCCGCCGCGCAGCATGATGCCGAACCGAGCGCTCCCCTTCCCGCTTCCGCGAGCAATGCAGCATCGCCGCCGGTGACGCTCGATCCACAAGCGGTCGCGGCGACGGTGCCGGTAACGGCAGCCGCTTCGACGGTCGGCCGCGCAAGCGCTCCGCGGGAGGCGGCGGCAACCGTCGCGGCGAAACCTGCGTCGACCGCGGCGGCAACGCCTGCATCCGCTTCGTTGCCACCGTCCGGCGATATCGTGCCCGGCACCGCTCCCGTTGCGTCCGCACCGGTCGTCGTGCCGCATGATGACGCGCAACCGGCTACTTCCGCCGTCGTCGCGACTTCGGCATTGAACGACGTCGAGGCCGCGACCGGCACGGCGGTCAATGCGGACGATGCGGTTGCGCCGACGTCGGTGCCGATACCCACACAGATCGGCTCGGCAACCGCCGCTCAACCGGTTCCGAGGGCACCGCTTTCATCGACGCCGATGAAGCCGTTCGCGTCGGCCGCGGTGTCGGCACCGTCTGCGACATCGACAACGCCCGCAACGTCGAGCCCGACCGCATCTCAGCCCCCGATCACGCAGTCGTTGTCGCGTGCCGCTACGGCACAGCAGAGCGAGCACTTTGGCAGAACCGCGTCGGCCGCAGCCGCTCCGCAGAGTCCGATCGCCTCACTGGCCGCGACCGCACCGTCGAGCAGCCGCTTCGACATGCCGGCCGCCGTCACGACGACACCCGCACCCGCGGCAACAACGGCTGCCGTCGAGGGCACGCCGTCCGTCGCACCGACGGCTGCTGCGGCTATGTCGTCCGCTAGTGCCGCATCGGTGAGGACTACGGCGAGCCCTTCCGCTCCGGTGCCTGCGTCGGCTACGCCGTCTGCCGGTGCCGTACCGGTGACCACTACCGCGAGCCCTTCCGCTCCGGTGCCCGTGTCGGCTATGCCGTCCGCCACTACTGCATCGGGGATGACTACCGCGAGCCCGTCCACTGCGACGCCTGCGTCTGTTATCCCGTCCGGCGCCGCCGCATCGTTGACGACTACGGCGAGCGCGTCCGCTCCGACGCCTGTGCCGGCTACGCCATCCGCCGCTGCCGCATCGGTCACGACTACGGCGAGCCCGTCTGCGCCGATGCCCGCACCGGCACCCGCTTTCGGCATTGGCAACACGCGCGTTGCTGTCGGCGGCGCCGCCGCGGACACCGCGAGCATCGCCGAACCGGCATCGCCGCGCATGCCGGCCGCGTCGATTTCGTCTTCTGCTGCTGCCACCACCGCCGCACCGCCCACGACCGCTGCATTCGCGGCGTTTGCCGCGAATGCGCCGGCAACCGCACCGGCAACGCTGTCGACGCTTGCCACCGTCACGGCACCGTCTGCACCGACGACGTTCGCGACCACGGTCGGCGTAACTGCGCCGTCGCCGAACCCGATGAACCCGCCGGCCGCGCCGAATCCGGCGCCCCAGGCGAACTGGAACGCCACGAGCACCGCGGCTCCGTCGTCCGCACCGTCCTCGACGTCACAGCAGCCGACCGCAACCGCACCGGCCGCGACGATTTCGGCCACGACCACGGCGCCGGCCACACCCGCTACCGCGGCAACCCCGCCGGCCGCCCCTGCCGCGACGGTTTCCGGCATCGCGACGGTCCCGCCGAGCGTCGCCTCCGCGCCGCCATCGTCGCCCACATCCGTCGCCGCGCCCGCCGCAGAACCGGCCGCCCCGGCCGCCGATACCGCCGCGCAACCGGCTACGACCGCGCCCGCCCGCCAGCCGCGTCCGAACGCGTTCGAATTCCACGCGCCCGCGTCGTTCAGCGTCGAACTGCCGACGCTCGACCTGCTCGAACCGGCATCCGACGAGATCGAACCGATCACCGACGAACATCTCGCGCAGACGGGCCAGGTGATCGAACAGCGGCTGCAGGAATTCAAGGTGCCGGTCACGGTCGTCGGCGCGTCGGCGGGCCCGGTGATCACGCGCTTCGAGATCGAGCCCGCGCTCGGCGTGCGCGGCAGCCAGATCGTCGGCCTGATGAAGGATCTGTCGCGCGGCCTCGGCCTGACGTCGATCCGCGTCGTCGAGACGATCCCCGGCAAGACCTGCATGGGTCTCGAACTGCCGAACGCGAAGCGCCAGATGATCCGCCTGTCCGAGATTCTCGAGTCGCGCCAGTACCAGCACTCGACGTCGCAGCTGACGATCGCGATGGGCAAGGACATCACCGGCCATCCGGTCGTCACCGATCTCGCGAAGGCGCCGCACATGCTCGTTGCGGGCACCACCGGTTCGGGCAAGTCGGTCGCGATCAACGCGATGATCCTGTCGCTGCTGTACAAGGCGACACCCGACGACGTGCGGCTGATCATGATCGATCCGAAGATGCTCGAACTGTCGGTCTACGAAGGCATCCCGCACCTGCTCGCGCCGGTCGTCACCGACATGAAGCTCGCCGCGAACGCGCTGAACTGGTGCGTCGGCGAAATGGAGAAGCGCTATCGGCTGATGTCGGCGGTCGGCGTGCGCAATCTCGCGGGCTTCAACCAGAAGATCCGCGACGCCGAGGCGAAGGAAAAGAAGATCGGCAACCCGTTCTCGCTGACGCCGGACGATCCCGAACCGTTGTCGACGCTGCCGCTGATCGTCGTCGTGATCGACGAGCTCGCCGACCTGATGATGGTGGCCGGCAAGAAGATCGAGGAGCTGATCGCGCGTCTCGCGCAGAAGGCCCGCGCGGCCGGCATCCATCTGATCCTCGCGACGCAGCGTCCGTCCGTCGACGTGATCACCGGGCTGATCAAGGCGAACATCCCGACGCGCGTCGCGTTCCAGGTCTCGTCGAAGATCGACTCGCGCACGATCCTCGACCAGATGGGCGCCGAATCGCTGCTCGGTCAGGGCGACATGCTGTTCCTGCCGCCCGGCACCGGCTATCCGCAACGCGTGCACGGCGCGTTCGTCGCCGACGAGGAAGTGCACCGGATCGTCGAATATCTGAAGCAGTTCGGCGAGCCGCAGTACGAGGAAGGGATTCTCGACGGCCCGGCCGCCGACGGCGCGACGCAGGACCTGTTCGGCGAAGCGCCCGATGCGGAAGCCGATCCGCTCTACGACGAAGCGGTCGCGTTCGTCGTGCGCACGCGGCGCGCGTCGATCTCGTCGGTGCAGCGTCAGCTGCGCATCGGCTACAACCGCGCGGCGCGGCTCGTCGAGCAGATGGAAGCGGCCGGGCTCGTGTCGGCGATGGGCATCAACGGCAGCCGCGAGGTACTGGTGCCGGCCGCGGCCGACTGA